From the Desulfovibrio sp. JY genome, one window contains:
- a CDS encoding Dabb family protein, with product MIKHIVMWTLKDQAEGRDKAANAAEMQSRLLALKGKLPQAVELEVAVGAEIFAAVPETDVVLSSSFRTKEDLQTYAVHPLHLEVVDFIKKVVSERRVVDYEV from the coding sequence ATGATCAAGCACATCGTCATGTGGACCCTCAAGGACCAGGCCGAAGGCCGCGACAAGGCCGCCAACGCCGCCGAAATGCAGTCCCGACTGCTCGCCCTCAAAGGCAAACTGCCCCAGGCCGTGGAGCTGGAAGTCGCCGTCGGCGCGGAAATCTTCGCCGCCGTGCCCGAAACGGACGTGGTGCTCTCTTCCTCCTTCCGGACCAAGGAGGACTTGCAGACCTACGCCGTGCACCCGCTGCACCTCGAGGTCGTGGACTTCATCAAGAAGGTCGTGTCCGAACGCCGCGTCGTCGATTACGAGGTGTAG
- a CDS encoding rRNA methyltransferase, with amino-acid sequence MRTTAALTFAHKLLARTLGPGRVAVDATAGNGNDALALAGLVAPDGVVHCFDIQAEALEHTRERLEAAGLGHLARYHAAGHEDMLARLPGAHHGHVAAMVFNLGFLPGGDAAVVTRPETTLAALDAATAVLAPDGGIAVVCYTGHPGGAAEAAAVAAWCAGLPFDAWRAARYELVNKPGSPIIAFFVERRA; translated from the coding sequence GTGCGCACCACCGCCGCCCTGACCTTCGCCCACAAGCTTTTGGCCCGGACCCTTGGCCCGGGCCGCGTGGCCGTGGACGCCACGGCCGGCAACGGCAACGACGCCCTGGCCCTGGCCGGGCTGGTCGCCCCGGATGGGGTGGTGCACTGCTTCGACATCCAGGCCGAGGCCCTGGAACATACCCGCGAGCGCCTCGAAGCGGCCGGCCTCGGCCACCTCGCCCGCTACCACGCCGCCGGACACGAGGACATGCTTGCGCGCCTGCCCGGGGCGCACCACGGCCACGTGGCGGCAATGGTCTTCAACCTCGGCTTTTTGCCCGGCGGCGACGCCGCCGTGGTCACGCGTCCCGAAACGACCCTGGCCGCGCTTGACGCGGCGACCGCCGTGCTGGCCCCGGACGGCGGCATCGCCGTGGTCTGCTACACCGGCCATCCCGGCGGCGCGGCCGAGGCGGCGGCGGTCGCCGCCTGGTGCGCGGGCCTTCCCTTCGATGCCTGGCGTGCCGCGCGCTACGAACTGGTCAACAAGCCGGGCAGTCCCATCATCGCCTTTTTTGTCGAACGTCGTGCCTAG
- a CDS encoding SEC-C domain-containing protein: MTDPCPCGSGLSFEACCGPYLDGKPAPTAEALMRSRYTAYARNDMAHLERTLGSRQRAAFRPAETLAWSVDVVWTGLTVLATLDGGPDDDTGVVEFSAAFEKAGEPMTLHERSRFKKKNGCWLYVDGRPGSTDPAPAPAAPKVGRNDSCPCGSGKKYKRCCGR, from the coding sequence ATGACCGATCCCTGTCCCTGCGGGTCCGGCCTCTCCTTCGAGGCCTGTTGCGGCCCCTATCTCGACGGCAAGCCCGCGCCCACGGCCGAGGCGCTCATGCGCTCGCGCTACACCGCCTACGCCCGAAACGACATGGCCCACCTCGAGCGCACCCTGGGCTCGCGCCAGCGGGCGGCCTTCCGCCCGGCCGAGACACTGGCCTGGAGCGTCGACGTGGTCTGGACCGGGTTGACCGTTCTGGCCACCCTGGATGGCGGTCCGGACGACGACACGGGAGTGGTGGAATTTTCCGCCGCCTTCGAAAAGGCCGGCGAACCCATGACCCTGCACGAACGCAGCCGGTTCAAGAAAAAAAACGGCTGCTGGCTCTACGTGGATGGCCGCCCCGGAAGCACGGACCCGGCCCCCGCCCCGGCCGCGCCCAAGGTCGGGCGCAACGATTCCTGTCCCTGCGGCAGCGGCAAGAAGTACAAGCGCTGCTGCGGCCGCTGA
- a CDS encoding NAD(P)H-dependent oxidoreductase subunit E produces the protein MEPKLAASLAETAKFQKLCGILDHYGRHPARLVPILQALQEEYRYLPEEVLSYVATSLRIPEANVFGVATFYAHFALTPKGKYIVRLCDGTACHVKHSIPILEALRERLSLSEEKTTTPDMLFTVETVACLGACGLAPVMVINEDVYGQMTPQRAVSLIDSIRAKELQ, from the coding sequence ATGGAGCCCAAGTTGGCCGCGTCGCTGGCGGAAACCGCCAAATTCCAGAAGCTGTGCGGCATCCTCGACCATTACGGACGCCACCCGGCCCGACTCGTCCCCATTTTACAGGCGTTGCAGGAAGAGTACCGCTACCTCCCCGAGGAAGTGCTCTCCTACGTCGCGACCTCGCTGCGCATCCCCGAGGCCAACGTCTTCGGCGTGGCCACCTTTTACGCCCACTTCGCGCTTACGCCCAAGGGCAAATACATCGTGCGGCTGTGCGACGGCACCGCCTGCCACGTCAAGCATTCCATCCCCATCCTCGAGGCCCTGCGCGAGCGCCTTTCCCTCTCCGAGGAAAAGACCACCACGCCGGACATGCTTTTCACCGTGGAGACCGTGGCCTGTCTCGGCGCCTGCGGCCTGGCCCCGGTCATGGTCATAAACGAGGACGTCTACGGCCAGATGACCCCGCAGCGGGCCGTTTCGCTCATTGATTCCATCCGCGCCAAGGAGTTGCAGTAA